The Enterococcus rotai genome includes a window with the following:
- a CDS encoding DUF2179 domain-containing protein produces MDIKMLVTIFVVNFSYITLNTIRFMLTMKGYRLIAPLVSMAEITIYVLGLSMVLNRLDNPINLVVYALGYAVGISVGIKIEDYLALGYIMVTAILPSSTEQLNLAEILRDRGYGVTQSFGAGREGERMILEILSPRKNERSLYKLINEKEPRAFIISYEPKFISGGFWTKKVRKRNN; encoded by the coding sequence ATGGATATCAAAATGCTTGTTACTATTTTTGTAGTAAATTTTTCTTATATTACATTGAATACCATTCGTTTTATGTTAACAATGAAAGGCTACCGCTTGATTGCTCCTTTAGTCAGCATGGCAGAAATAACAATTTACGTATTAGGACTTAGTATGGTCTTGAACCGCTTGGATAATCCGATAAATCTGGTTGTTTATGCTCTCGGCTATGCAGTTGGGATTAGTGTAGGAATCAAAATTGAAGATTATCTAGCTTTGGGCTATATCATGGTAACGGCTATCCTACCTTCTTCCACGGAACAACTCAACTTGGCAGAAATATTACGAGACCGTGGTTACGGTGTTACACAAAGCTTTGGAGCTGGCCGCGAAGGAGAGCGTATGATTTTAGAAATTCTTTCCCCACGTAAAAATGAACGTAGCTTATATAAGTTAATCAATGAAAAAGAACCTAGGGCATTTATTATTTCTTATGAGCCTAAGTTTATCTCTGGTGGTTTTTGGACGAAAAAAGTACGCAAACGTAATAATTAG
- a CDS encoding DUF1803 domain-containing protein, producing MENITYYYAQTNQSEPLDKIVSDPLFKEVVAYFTERQDQEIILRQIKADIPTNSNLELYLDKLIKYNLIERKNRRYSLSFPIYANESRQILPESLIELLEGMKQESKRTNYFLFGEWLWSLLFDEEQGDYFFGVKDSSNGLPLFQRREEGNDALRFVSIFTAQQVPFDLANYFNLLSKRQALPQIFEPLQNLVGDVDLNYFIQQIQKVIRTVNRNKTRERKVNIFQEALLVTGDLMRDEENQLYFAVPLLEDQVLSGEMKVRLDQMKAELSSLWANITDENQRVFLKHQIYSTLFENGLPKQHYIHYFKL from the coding sequence ATGGAAAATATAACCTATTATTATGCTCAAACGAACCAGAGTGAGCCTTTGGATAAAATCGTCTCTGATCCACTCTTTAAAGAGGTCGTAGCTTATTTCACAGAACGTCAAGATCAAGAGATTATTCTACGTCAAATCAAAGCTGATATTCCAACAAATAGCAACTTAGAACTATATCTAGATAAATTAATCAAATACAATCTAATTGAACGGAAGAACAGAAGATATTCTCTTTCATTTCCAATTTATGCCAACGAAAGCCGCCAGATCCTTCCAGAATCACTAATAGAATTACTAGAAGGAATGAAACAAGAAAGTAAACGAACGAATTATTTTCTTTTTGGTGAATGGCTTTGGTCTTTATTGTTTGATGAGGAGCAAGGAGATTACTTCTTTGGCGTGAAAGACTCTTCGAATGGGCTACCTTTGTTTCAGAGAAGGGAAGAGGGCAACGATGCATTACGATTTGTCTCGATTTTCACAGCCCAGCAGGTTCCGTTTGATTTAGCCAACTATTTCAATCTGCTTTCCAAAAGGCAAGCGTTGCCTCAAATTTTTGAACCTTTGCAAAATTTAGTTGGGGATGTAGATCTAAATTATTTTATCCAGCAAATTCAAAAGGTAATACGTACTGTAAATAGAAATAAAACAAGAGAACGTAAAGTAAATATTTTTCAAGAAGCACTACTCGTAACCGGTGATTTGATGCGAGACGAAGAAAATCAATTATATTTTGCCGTTCCATTATTAGAAGATCAAGTTCTCTCAGGTGAAATGAAGGTCCGTCTAGATCAAATGAAAGCTGAATTAAGCTCTTTATGGGCAAACATCACAGATGAAAATCAACGTGTCTTTTTAAAACACCAAATTTATAGTACTTTATTTGAAAATGGTTTACCTAAACAACATTATATTCACTATTTCAAACTATAG
- a CDS encoding manganese-dependent inorganic pyrophosphatase gives MSKILVFGHQNPDTDAIGAAISFAYLQKELGKETEAVALGAPSEETQYALDYFNVDAPRIVESATGETTQVILVDHNEFQQSISDIADLTILAVVDHHRIANFETADPLYYRAEPVGCTCTIILKMFKENNVTIPKQIAGMMVSAIVSDTLLFKSPTCTQEDIDAANELASIAEINLNGYGLDMLKAGTNLSDKSAETLLDLDAKSFPMGAKNVRIAQVNTVDLNEVLARQTELEVAMKNENATNDYDLFVLIVTNILNSDSELLVIGDSLDKVEAAFNVTLDNNRAFLNGVVSRKKQVVPQLTEAFS, from the coding sequence ATGTCAAAAATTCTTGTTTTCGGACACCAAAATCCTGATACAGATGCGATTGGAGCTGCAATCAGCTTTGCTTACTTACAAAAAGAACTAGGCAAGGAAACAGAAGCAGTCGCTTTAGGCGCACCTAGCGAAGAAACACAATACGCTTTGGATTACTTTAATGTAGATGCACCTAGAATTGTAGAAAGTGCAACTGGCGAGACAACCCAAGTGATCCTTGTTGACCACAATGAATTCCAACAAAGTATTTCCGATATTGCAGACTTAACGATTCTTGCAGTTGTCGATCACCACCGAATTGCTAATTTTGAAACAGCTGATCCATTGTATTACCGTGCTGAACCAGTCGGTTGTACTTGTACGATCATCTTGAAAATGTTTAAAGAAAACAATGTGACTATACCTAAACAAATTGCAGGGATGATGGTATCAGCGATTGTTTCAGATACATTATTATTCAAATCACCAACATGTACACAAGAAGATATCGATGCTGCGAATGAACTAGCAAGTATCGCTGAAATCAATTTGAATGGCTATGGCTTAGACATGTTAAAAGCTGGTACTAATTTAAGCGACAAATCTGCTGAAACATTATTAGATTTGGATGCTAAAAGCTTTCCGATGGGTGCTAAGAATGTCCGGATCGCTCAAGTCAATACAGTTGACCTGAATGAAGTATTAGCTCGTCAGACAGAACTAGAAGTTGCAATGAAAAATGAAAATGCAACAAACGACTATGATTTATTTGTTTTGATCGTGACAAATATTTTAAATAGCGATTCTGAATTATTAGTAATCGGCGATTCGTTAGATAAAGTAGAAGCAGCTTTCAATGTAACATTAGATAATAACCGTGCATTTTTAAACGGTGTTGTTTCTCGTAAAAAACAAGTTGTCCCTCAGTTAACTGAAGCATTTAGCTAA
- the pflA gene encoding pyruvate formate-lyase-activating protein, with product MTTPVIGRIHSTENFGTVDGPGVRFIVFTQGCRMRCQFCHNPDTWKIGSGGREVTTDEVLEEAIKYRSYWGEKGGITVSGGEPLLQLEFLTDLFKKAKEKGIHTTIDTCGKPFTREEPFFSQFEELMNYTDLLLFDIKHIDNEQHKLLTSLGNENILEMAQYLSEIEKPVWIRHVLVPERSDYDEYLIRLDTFIKTLNNVDKVEVLPYHTMGKYKWDELGLDYPLNGIEPPKEDRVANAKKLLHVNDYQGYASR from the coding sequence ATGACAACTCCTGTTATCGGTAGAATTCACTCTACAGAAAATTTTGGAACCGTTGATGGACCCGGCGTTCGTTTCATCGTATTTACACAAGGTTGCCGTATGCGCTGCCAATTTTGTCATAATCCTGATACTTGGAAAATCGGTTCTGGTGGACGCGAAGTAACAACCGATGAAGTTTTAGAAGAAGCAATCAAATATCGTTCTTATTGGGGCGAAAAAGGCGGAATCACTGTCAGCGGGGGCGAACCTTTACTTCAATTAGAATTTTTAACTGACTTGTTTAAAAAAGCGAAAGAAAAAGGAATACATACAACAATCGATACTTGTGGCAAACCATTCACAAGAGAAGAACCTTTTTTCAGCCAATTCGAAGAACTAATGAACTATACTGATTTACTGTTATTTGATATCAAACATATCGATAACGAGCAACATAAATTACTGACGTCATTAGGAAACGAAAATATTTTGGAAATGGCCCAATATCTTTCTGAAATTGAAAAACCGGTTTGGATTCGGCACGTTTTAGTTCCCGAACGTAGTGATTACGATGAGTATTTGATTCGTTTAGATACGTTTATCAAAACATTGAATAATGTCGATAAAGTAGAAGTATTGCCGTATCATACAATGGGTAAATACAAATGGGATGAATTAGGCTTGGACTATCCACTTAATGGGATAGAACCTCCTAAAGAAGATCGTGTAGCGAATGCTAAAAAATTGCTTCATGTCAATGACTATCAAGGTTATGCGTCAAGATAG